The DNA window TAAACAGTCATTATTAAGGCTTAATACCTTAATCATCGAGACAATATCGTGATCCTACCTGGGGAGAAGAAAAGTCTTTGCATTATCTCAGTTTTTCCACTATGAGGGAGAAGATGCTACTGATGATTATCATTTAGTTCAGTATTTTACTTATTTACCTTTCATATGAAGGAGGAGATGTTGGCTGTCTGTTTAATTGATCTTGAATTCTTAACTTTGAACCAGAAAGATAGCGTCTTGAcgaaattaaaatttttacatTATCTTGATTTAATTCATGACTACCAGGTAAAAACATCACAATGTGAATATTCTTGAGCTACTAAGAAAGAGGCCTGTCTTTATTGTCTTAAAATGCGGATGTTACATCACTATATACAGTACTTATGATATATTGGTAAACTGTAAAAAgagattaaaaaaaaagaaaagtctTTTCAGGATCACGGTATATTACAGTTAGAAAATGGTGGCTGACGTCACTAACAGATGCCTGAATTAATCATCCATTTCATCAGCTCTTTTTTCTGCCTCTTCATCTGATAATTTGATACCACCagaaacagaaaattgACCACCACAACCAACTAAAATAATGTTATGATCTTGTGTAGCTGTATTTTTAATTCTGGTTGGAACTTCTGTGTCGTCACCAGAAGGACCTAACCCAACAGCATATGTTTCACCAAAACCCCACGAATAAGCAATACCGTTTGCAGCGACAGCCAATGAATGATGTGATCCTGCGGCAATTGTTTTAAATTTAGGTACATCTGACATTTTGAATGGAATTGGAATCGAACGGGCCTTGTCATGTTCGTCTTTGTATGTAGTTTCAGGTAATCTACTTTTGGAGACACCAACTTCAAACATGTCTAATCTACCAAAAGTAAACAAGTCACCTTCTTGTGTCAAAATCAATGAGTGATGTTCACCGGCAGAAATAGATTTTATCTTGATTCCTTCATCTTTAGGTAGTAACACTTTTTTTGGCTTGATTACTAGAGCACCATCTTCAACATTTTCAGAAATACCACACTGACCAAATTGGTTTAAACCCCAACTATAAACTTTGTCATCTTTGTCAACGGCAAAACAGTGATTTTCACCACTTGCAATGTATTTAATATGTCTTAAACCAAATGGTCTTGGGTCTAAAGTCTTCAAACGGAATCTATCCATAACTTTTCTAGCtaattgatattgttgACCGTTACCCCATGCGAAGACGACACCTTCTTCATCCAAAAATAAGATGTGGTCCTTTCCTGGTGCCAATTGGACGACTCTATATTTGGAGAAGCTTGGAACTTTCCATGGTGTGAGTTGAATctttattttatcttgATAAAATCCAAGAATACCTTCATTACAACGGAAAGTACCCCAGGCATAGACATCACCATTGCTGAACAGTGCACATGACAGATTATCAGTTGCAGCTAATTGGACAATTTTATGACCGTCAGCTAATGGAGGGAAGCATTCCCTTGGAATTTTGCTTGGCGTagattctaattcatttaaatccccatcatcgtcatcgCTTGAGTCTTCTTTGTccatatctttcaaattttccttGGCCCCAGATGTATCTCTACCTAAAGCACCAACATCATTACAACCCCAAGACCAAATGTTGTTATCTGAGTCTAAAGCCAACGTATGCATCCCACCAACAGCAAAGGACACGATCTTTGCCTCATCGTGAGGTAAAAATGGATTCAATCTAGGTCTTTTTACTTCTTTGTTCTTGGCTAATGGACCTAAACCTAATTCACACATGGAACCAGTACCCCAACAGAATATATCTAATGGCTGAACGCTTATGTACATATGTTTATAATCATCCTGTGTATTGATGACATGTTTCATATAAGTCTTAGAAAGCTTCTTGGCTTCATGATGATCGATTTTGGCATCTTCAATGTCTTTAGCTGTTCTCTTAACCATCTTGGAAATGGTTATTGATATGTATTAATATAAACTTTACTTATCTAGCGATGATTTCGATGCTTGTTGATCAAGATCATAAGAAAAGGATCAagatcttgaaaaatcGTTTTTTCTTAAAGCGGGCACGTCTACCGactaagaaaatttttctgcGAAGACTTTTTAAATGTTTCTTATTCTAGTCGCCACGACAGTAATTAAAAATGAGAATGTCAGTCGAATGGCAACGCCAATTATTGCATGCCGTTGGATCTTACGGTCAGCTTATTTTGCTTcgaataaagaaaaaaaaataatagtatTAAAGTCAATGATGTTAAATGTTCATCATGAGAAAGTACATAATTATAGAACGTGGTGGCCCtgtaatttcaaaaaaattgagaaatcttttcttcgacCAAATCCCAAAGTCTTAAGTCTGCTCCGGTAGTGAGACCAACTTTAATGTCATTTCTTGGCTGACCAATTTCACCCCATGGAATGATGTAAGCGCCTTGATCAGCAACTGTCAAATCAGGAGATAAAGCACCGTATAATTCGGAGTAAGCACCGTAAACAGAATTGTACAAGAGTAAGTTTCCTACTGCTTGATTAATGGCACCCCAACCTCTTTGCAACTCGGTTTTCAAATTACCTGGATAGCATGAGACAGAGACACACCCGATCTCATTAACTTTTTCAGCGTTTCTAGTAGCCCAGGCTTTGGCTTGAAGGATGTTAGCAGATTTTGACTGTCCATATAATTTCATTGGATGGGGTCTACTTTCAACCGGCTCGTTTTCAAAAGTAGGGTTTTCCCATCTGATACCATATTCTGGATAACCAAACAAATGTGCAGCAGAACTGACCCAAACGattcttttcaaagcagtatcatcatttttcaaaaacaaaGGATCCAAGAAATGTTGTAATAATTGAGGACCCAAAACGTTAGTTTGAAAAACTGCTTCATGTCCTTGCTTAGAAGTACCTGTGTTGACTGGAGGCATTAAACCTGCATTGTGAATAATCATATTGATTGGTCTaccattcaatttttttctaatatcCTCACCAACAGCTTTAATCGCAGTGAGATCCAAGTAGTCACAACCTGCAATGAGGGTAAGTGACCCTTCTGAATctgaaatttctttcaataaagtgTCACGGGCGTCTTGGCCTTTAGTTTCATTTCGGACGACCATAAAAACGTCACAATTCTTTCCATAAAGTAATTTAGTGACTTGAAAACCTAAACCAGTGTTAGAACCAGTGACAATGGCTACTTTTCCCTTCAAGTCAGGATACATGTCTGGGGTAAACTTGGCCTTATTAGGTCTGAATCCATAAAGGGCATCTTTGAAGTTTTGCCATCTACTGTAGGTAGGAATTTCTTCAGTCATTCTAGTCTCTATTTAATTTAAatcaatgatgaattgTACTTGGTCAAGAGTGTAATCAAGGTCTCATGCTTTTCTAATCAATGCCTTTCATATAAACAATCCTTGTTTTTCCATGGAACCTAGATAGTGGTACAGCTATTTCTCGCTGTCCTGCAGGAGGCAAAGAGTACGGAAAGTTTATTTGCCACTTTAGCCTGCCTTTTGGAGACTTTGGGTGGCGATATTCTTTGGGTAAGTCAGCACTGGGCTAAAGACAGCGAGACTTTGCTGAGTTATAGTCGTTCGTGTATGTACGTTTGTTTGTATGTTTGTTTGTTTgtttctaaatttgaataagtACGTATATATAATTCGAGACTTATAATGCAGGAAATAGTCTAACAATGACGAAAGTTACTATGAGCCCTAAGACCATGAAAATCATACTACATAGATAGAACCACAAGCTtagtttcttcttatcGTATTTTTGTAATCTTCCACTCATATCTTTAATACCATTTGAAGCCACGTGAATGCCAATTTCGGCAGCATTCAGaatcttttcatcttcttctagTGCATTTTGAAAGGCCACTGCACCGTCTTTCAGGTTACTTACAAGTTTCACCATGTCATTCATTAGATCGCTCTGTATATTATCATGTTCTTGGAGTTGTTTGTCGATATTGTCATTGCCACCCGTTTCTGACCCTGCTGACTTTGTCAACAatctttttcttaattcagttaaatcatcttcttccacGCTTTCCTCCATAGAAGTTTCTGGTATattctcaatttcttctggtGGTGAGTCAAAATCCACACTATATCgtctcttcttcatctgttCCTGCAGCTGTCTATACTGTTCATTAGACGTCTGTAGGAAAATATGGCTCCGTTTACGCATTTCAAACTCTAAGGAGCGAAACATATCCCCATTTGCATCCAGTTCTGCTGATCCATTGTGAGATAGGGATTCTCTTATCGTATTCAACCTAATCTTGTCAATATTAACTGTCTGTTTCTTAGCTAAGAGATATGACAAGAAAGAATCATCGGCTGactcaaaatcatcaactATTTTGTCTTTCAACGTTTCTGCCATACTAATTTCTACGTCTTTCAATGTTCTATTGAGGCCTGCACATATAATATCTGGCAAGTTTCACCAAGATGATCgttttttcttgtaatttaaCTAGACGCGAAGAGTGACTGTAAACCGCAATTTGACAGTGAAGACATATAACTATTCACAGGCCACAACCAGTAAACATATGTTAGTAATGGTCCGCAATGTGGATATCGAAGGTTTAGTCTATATGTACGATATCATTCTTCCTAGTATATAAGTGTAACTACATGTCCATTCGGTTACAGCACTAACCTTGAAGGATTTCCTCCATCTAGAAATATCGTGAAGATGAGTGCTGTAAGTCTATGAAGAGTAAAAGAAGGATCCAAATGTGTACTTGTAATATATTGCGTAAACCTAAATACCAGTCCCATATGCAAATTCTTGAGATGTTTTAAAGGGCTGTTTATTTCTCTTGATctatggaaaatttttgatgttTAAGTAATGAaggaaatttgaaaacgCCAAATTgcaatcttttgaaaaccACAAAGGACactttttttaattgcTTTAACCAACTAACCCGATCAAGTTCACTGCTATAAACTAATAGAAAATACAATGACGACTCCTGAGTATTGGGATCAGTTAAAACAGTTTAACCATGTGAAGGTACCATTAGAATCACGTAAATCCAAATTCTTAATCAATCATGGGGATTCCAAAAATATGGAGCAGTTGAAATTAGATAATACTAggaaaagatttgaaaatttattgtcATTGAGTAGTCTGTTCAGACATTTTATAGAAGGTAAAGCTGCCAAAGATTCAAAACTTAAGTCAATCTTAAACTCATTGGATAATCATCAGACAAAatccaagaaaagaaagactgaaagagaagaagatgaagagcTTTTGCAAGATGAGGAAAATAGTG is part of the Kazachstania africana CBS 2517 chromosome 1, complete genome genome and encodes:
- the USE1 gene encoding SNAP receptor USE1 (similar to Saccharomyces cerevisiae USE1 (YGL098W); ancestral locus Anc_6.164), producing MAETLKDKIVDDFESADDSFLSYLLAKKQTVNIDKIRLNTIRESLSHNGSAELDANGDMFRSLEFEMRKRSHIFLQTSNEQYRQLQEQMKKRRYSVDFDSPPEEIENIPETSMEESVEEDDLTELRKRLLTKSAGSETGGNDNIDKQLQEHDNIQSDLMNDMVKLVSNLKDGAVAFQNALEEDEKILNAAEIGIHVASNGIKDMSGRLQKYDKKKLSLWFYLCSMIFMVLGLIVTFVIVRLFPAL
- the SRM1 gene encoding Ran guanyl-nucleotide exchange factor (similar to Saccharomyces cerevisiae SRM1 (YGL097W); ancestral locus Anc_6.166), with product MVKRTAKDIEDAKIDHHEAKKLSKTYMKHVINTQDDYKHMYISVQPLDIFCWGTGSMCELGLGPLAKNKEVKRPRLNPFLPHDEAKIVSFAVGGMHTLALDSDNNIWSWGCNDVGALGRDTSGAKENLKDMDKEDSSDDDDGDLNELESTPSKIPRECFPPLADGHKIVQLAATDNLSCALFSNGDVYAWGTFRCNEGILGFYQDKIKIQLTPWKVPSFSKYRVVQLAPGKDHILFLDEEGVVFAWGNGQQYQLARKVMDRFRLKTLDPRPFGLRHIKYIASGENHCFAVDKDDKVYSWGLNQFGQCGISENVEDGALVIKPKKVLLPKDEGIKIKSISAGEHHSLILTQEGDLFTFGRLDMFEVGVSKSRLPETTYKDEHDKARSIPIPFKMSDVPKFKTIAAGSHHSLAVAANGIAYSWGFGETYAVGLGPSGDDTEVPTRIKNTATQDHNIILVGCGGQFSVSGGIKLSDEEAEKRADEMDD
- the KAFR0A04390 gene encoding uncharacterized protein, whose product is MTEEIPTYSRWQNFKDALYGFRPNKAKFTPDMYPDLKGKVAIVTGSNTGLGFQVTKLLYGKNCDVFMVVRNETKGQDARDTLLKEISDSEGSLTLIAGCDYLDLTAIKAVGEDIRKKLNGRPINMIIHNAGLMPPVNTGTSKQGHEAVFQTNVLGPQLLQHFLDPLFLKNDDTALKRIVWVSSAAHLFGYPEYGIRWENPTFENEPVESRPHPMKLYGQSKSANILQAKAWATRNAEKVNEIGCVSVSCYPGNLKTELQRGWGAINQAVGNLLLYNSVYGAYSELYGALSPDLTVADQGAYIIPWGEIGQPRNDIKVGLTTGADLRLWDLVEEKISQFF